In Myxococcales bacterium, one DNA window encodes the following:
- a CDS encoding DUF72 domain-containing protein, with protein MILVGTSGYSYEDWRGIFYPPDLPKNRFLEFYADRFAAVEINYTYYRMPARRTLEAMARKTGGRLTFAVKLHGSMTHERTAGPADYQAFREACAPLAEAGVLGPVLAQFPYSFHADDANRDYLRRLREQLPDLDLIAEMRNSRWVRQSAFELLKELGIGWCNVDEPKLPGLMPRTAVATSPTGYVRFHGRNAEKWYQHERAEERYNYLYAEQELAEWRSDLESLEKLTRRTFVFTNNHFEAKAVKNALMIVDLLKNRS; from the coding sequence ATGATTCTCGTCGGAACCAGCGGGTACAGCTACGAGGATTGGCGCGGGATTTTTTATCCGCCCGACCTGCCGAAAAACCGCTTCCTCGAATTTTACGCCGACCGCTTCGCCGCGGTGGAAATCAACTACACCTATTACCGGATGCCGGCGCGGCGCACCCTGGAGGCGATGGCGCGCAAAACCGGCGGCCGGCTGACCTTCGCGGTGAAACTGCACGGCTCGATGACCCACGAGCGCACGGCCGGCCCGGCGGATTATCAGGCGTTTCGCGAGGCTTGCGCGCCGCTGGCCGAGGCCGGCGTGCTGGGCCCGGTCCTGGCGCAGTTTCCATATTCTTTTCACGCCGACGACGCCAATCGCGATTACCTGCGCCGCCTGCGCGAACAATTGCCGGACCTGGACCTGATCGCCGAGATGCGTAATTCCCGCTGGGTCCGCCAGAGCGCGTTCGAGTTGCTCAAGGAACTGGGTATCGGCTGGTGCAACGTCGACGAGCCGAAGCTGCCCGGACTGATGCCGCGGACGGCGGTGGCTACCTCGCCGACCGGTTACGTGCGATTTCACGGGCGCAACGCCGAAAAGTGGTATCAGCACGAGCGCGCCGAGGAACGATACAATTATCTGTATGCGGAGCAAGAATTGGCGGAATGGCGGTCCGATCTGGAATCGTTGGAGAAACTGACCCGGCGCACCTTCGTTTTCACCAACAATCATTTCGAGGCCAAAGCGGTGAAAAATGCGCTGATGATTGTCGACTTGCTGAAAAACAGGTCATAA
- a CDS encoding outer membrane lipoprotein-sorting protein, with translation MRARFTLLFLVFFAGLTALVGAAEPDAATIMKKMTEANQSQAAVSKAKMILIDKSGGQRIRDLLTRTKLINGVRNTVTTFLSPPDVKGVKFLVVETKNADDNQRLYLPAMKRVRRITSANKSGAFMGSTFSYADLQAVDPDKGTHKRLADATVDGASCYVIESLPKKDGDSIYGKTINWVRKDNYFPVRGQFFDKKGALWKTLEVSQLEQRADGTWMARRSKMNDVQAGTATIMELGEYQLNVKLDDQFFTERFLSDESQQ, from the coding sequence ATGCGTGCGCGTTTTACCCTTCTTTTTCTGGTGTTTTTCGCCGGTTTGACCGCCCTGGTGGGGGCGGCGGAACCGGATGCCGCGACCATCATGAAAAAAATGACCGAGGCCAATCAAAGCCAGGCCGCCGTGAGCAAGGCCAAGATGATTCTCATCGACAAGAGCGGCGGCCAGCGGATCCGCGATCTGCTCACCCGCACCAAGCTCATCAACGGCGTGCGGAATACGGTGACAACCTTTCTGTCGCCGCCGGACGTGAAGGGTGTCAAGTTTCTGGTGGTCGAAACGAAGAACGCCGACGACAACCAGCGCCTCTACCTGCCGGCGATGAAGCGCGTCCGGCGCATCACCTCGGCCAACAAATCCGGCGCCTTCATGGGCTCGACGTTCTCCTACGCCGACCTCCAGGCGGTCGATCCGGACAAGGGCACGCACAAGCGACTGGCCGACGCCACGGTGGACGGCGCGAGCTGCTACGTCATCGAAAGCCTCCCGAAAAAGGACGGCGATTCGATCTACGGCAAGACGATCAACTGGGTGCGCAAGGACAACTATTTTCCGGTTCGCGGGCAATTCTTCGATAAAAAAGGCGCCCTCTGGAAGACCCTGGAAGTCAGCCAGCTCGAGCAGCGCGCCGACGGCACCTGGATGGCCCGGCGGAGCAAGATGAACGACGTGCAGGCCGGCACCGCGACGATCATGGAACTGGGCGAGTACCAGCTCAACGTGAAACTCGACGATCAGTTCTTCACCGAACGGTTCCTATCCGACGAAAGCCAGCAGTAA
- a CDS encoding sulfatase: MRISFQRLIRVAAVLVWAVATVGCHSSKPPAEIRNVLLITIDSLRADHVGCYGYPQPTTPTLDAFAHANVQFRNAYASSPWTLPSHASIFTGLYADTHGVGMVSRALTANSLLLGNVLKNHGYRTGAVVCAPLLSRTYGFQYGFEDYDTDLVAPTFKQARQVKVGPDVTERGLQWMEQNRRKPFFLFLHYWDVHYDYNPPPEYVRMFDPDYQGEIDGLGIHNRKDIVSGMDPRDLRHLVALYDGEIRYTDDAIGKLFAGLSELGLEQNTLVIVTSDHGEEFLDHGGIAHTRTCYEELIRVPLLIRVPWLPAGPRVVDGLTSLVDLFPTVLDLLGIKHKKLPLQGISLADAIRDGQTLPDREIFAETKRGQLEPTDREFRWAAVLAPDRWKLHRLGNGKNDLKRLVFDLRADPGETANRETDDPDRTRKLDLDLVRQQVVDRQIRGKVNADGKVDVDPELSKTLKGLGYIQ, from the coding sequence GTGCGGATTTCTTTCCAGCGACTGATTCGGGTCGCCGCGGTTCTGGTCTGGGCGGTGGCAACCGTGGGGTGCCACTCGTCGAAGCCGCCGGCGGAAATCAGAAACGTCCTATTAATCACCATCGATTCGCTGCGCGCCGATCACGTGGGCTGCTATGGTTATCCGCAACCCACGACGCCCACGCTCGACGCCTTCGCGCACGCCAACGTCCAGTTTCGCAACGCTTATGCCTCCAGTCCGTGGACGCTGCCCAGCCACGCGTCCATTTTCACCGGCCTGTACGCCGACACCCACGGCGTCGGGATGGTCAGCCGCGCGTTGACGGCCAACTCGCTCCTGCTGGGCAACGTCCTGAAAAATCACGGTTACCGCACCGGCGCGGTCGTCTGCGCGCCGCTGCTGAGCCGGACCTACGGCTTTCAGTACGGCTTCGAGGATTACGACACCGATCTGGTCGCGCCGACCTTCAAACAGGCGCGGCAGGTGAAGGTCGGCCCGGACGTCACCGAACGCGGGCTGCAATGGATGGAGCAAAATCGGCGCAAGCCGTTTTTCCTGTTCCTGCATTATTGGGACGTGCATTACGACTACAACCCGCCGCCGGAATACGTCCGGATGTTCGATCCGGACTACCAGGGGGAGATTGACGGCCTCGGCATTCACAACCGCAAGGACATTGTGTCGGGAATGGACCCGCGCGATCTGCGGCACCTGGTGGCGCTGTACGACGGCGAAATCCGCTACACCGACGACGCCATCGGCAAGCTGTTCGCCGGCCTGAGCGAACTGGGCCTCGAGCAGAACACGCTGGTGATCGTCACCTCCGATCACGGCGAGGAATTTCTGGACCACGGCGGTATCGCGCACACCCGCACCTGTTATGAGGAACTGATTCGCGTGCCGCTGCTGATTCGCGTGCCCTGGTTGCCCGCCGGCCCGCGGGTCGTCGACGGCCTGACCAGCCTGGTCGATCTGTTCCCCACGGTGCTGGATCTGCTGGGCATCAAGCACAAGAAACTGCCGCTGCAGGGCATCAGCCTGGCCGACGCGATCCGCGACGGCCAAACGCTGCCGGACCGGGAGATTTTCGCCGAAACCAAGCGCGGCCAGTTGGAGCCGACCGACCGCGAATTCCGCTGGGCGGCGGTCCTGGCCCCCGACCGCTGGAAGCTGCATCGACTGGGAAACGGCAAGAACGACCTGAAACGGCTGGTTTTCGACCTCCGGGCCGATCCCGGCGAAACCGCCAACCGGGAGACGGACGATCCGGACCGGACGCGCAAGCTCGACCTGGATCTGGTCCGGCAACAGGTGGTGGATCGCCAGATCCGCGGCAAGGTCAATGCCGATGGCAAGGTGGATGTGGACCCGGAACTGTCCAAAACGCTCAAGGGACTGGGGTATATCCAGTGA
- a CDS encoding sulfatase-like hydrolase/transferase: protein MSRRRPACLVSLLLLLFLAAACRSAPPVRRPARSVILISIDSLRADHVGCYGYQKPTTPALDRFAAGAVRFANAYAVSSWTLPSHASMFTGLYEDAHLAFANNSRMDDDNVTLAEAFQAAGYETAAIVCAPFLRREYNIQQGFASYDQEIAETRRPTIRKVKTSRQVTDKALAILKERAASPRPFFLFVHYWDVHYDYNPPDEYTAMFDPDYRGAIDGLNISKRQDLQPGMDPRDLAHLIALYDGEIRYTDDHLAELLAFIDGSTLAADTAVVITADHGDEFLEHGSTGHTFTCYEELVRIPLLIRAPGLVVRTPVVDAPIENVDLYPTLLSLAGLPPVKRPIQGYDLRPLIEKGEAPPRQELYCETRMGRRYGWHGQKGIWRSLSRLDGKKIHEFRGHKTHTSEYELYDLKNDPRELTNLVELNAELLAKIKSELYRRHRASLELAGDLNLQDARQKKGGDAGKDDALRDQLKGLGYVQ, encoded by the coding sequence GTGAGCCGCCGGCGGCCGGCCTGCCTGGTGTCGCTGCTGCTTTTGCTTTTCCTCGCGGCGGCCTGCCGATCCGCCCCACCGGTGCGACGGCCGGCCCGCAGCGTGATTCTGATCAGCATCGATTCGTTGCGCGCCGATCACGTCGGCTGCTACGGCTATCAAAAGCCGACCACGCCGGCGCTCGACCGTTTCGCCGCGGGCGCCGTGCGCTTCGCCAACGCCTACGCCGTTTCGTCCTGGACTCTGCCGAGCCACGCCTCGATGTTCACCGGCCTGTACGAGGACGCGCACCTGGCGTTCGCCAACAACAGCCGCATGGACGACGACAACGTCACCCTGGCGGAGGCGTTTCAAGCCGCGGGCTACGAGACGGCGGCGATCGTCTGCGCGCCGTTTCTGCGCCGCGAATACAACATCCAGCAGGGGTTCGCGAGCTACGATCAGGAAATCGCCGAAACCCGGCGGCCGACGATCCGGAAGGTTAAAACCAGCCGCCAGGTCACCGACAAGGCGCTGGCGATCCTCAAGGAACGGGCCGCCTCGCCCCGACCGTTCTTCCTGTTCGTCCACTATTGGGACGTGCATTACGACTACAACCCGCCGGACGAGTATACGGCGATGTTCGACCCCGATTACCGCGGCGCGATCGACGGCTTGAACATCAGCAAGCGCCAGGATTTGCAGCCGGGAATGGACCCGCGCGATCTGGCGCATCTCATCGCGCTGTACGACGGCGAAATCCGCTACACCGACGACCACCTCGCCGAACTGCTGGCGTTCATCGACGGGTCGACGCTGGCTGCCGACACCGCCGTGGTCATCACCGCCGATCACGGCGACGAATTCCTGGAACACGGCAGCACCGGCCATACCTTCACTTGTTACGAGGAACTGGTCCGCATTCCGCTGCTGATCCGCGCGCCGGGATTGGTTGTCCGGACGCCGGTCGTCGACGCGCCGATCGAGAACGTCGATCTCTACCCGACGCTGCTGTCGCTCGCCGGGTTGCCGCCGGTGAAACGGCCGATCCAGGGTTACGATCTGCGGCCGCTGATCGAAAAGGGCGAAGCGCCGCCACGGCAGGAATTGTATTGCGAGACGCGCATGGGCCGCCGCTACGGCTGGCACGGCCAAAAAGGCATCTGGCGGAGCCTGAGCCGGCTCGACGGCAAGAAGATCCACGAATTTCGCGGCCACAAAACCCATACCAGCGAATACGAACTGTACGATCTGAAAAACGATCCGCGCGAACTGACCAACCTGGTCGAGTTGAACGCCGAACTCCTCGCCAAAATCAAATCCGAATTGTACCGCCGCCACCGCGCGAGCCTCGAACTGGCCGGCGATCTCAATCTGCAGGACGCCCGGCAAAAGAAGGGCGGCGACGCCGGCAAGGACGACGCGCTGCGCGATCAACTCAAGGGCCTGGGTTACGTGCAGTAG
- a CDS encoding VOC family protein produces MSEIKHPVNWFEIPVKDLKRAKAFYEKLFGIPLTVVEMDESKMAMFSMTMGAPGIAGSLVAAPGYEPSKSGTVIYFSVPDIEATLALAEQNGGKTLIPKTNIGQYGFFAHFEDTEGNRLALHTMA; encoded by the coding sequence ATGAGCGAGATCAAACATCCGGTGAACTGGTTCGAGATTCCCGTCAAGGATCTGAAGCGGGCCAAGGCGTTTTACGAAAAGCTGTTCGGGATTCCGCTGACGGTGGTCGAGATGGACGAATCGAAAATGGCCATGTTTTCGATGACGATGGGCGCGCCGGGCATCGCCGGTTCGCTGGTCGCGGCGCCCGGCTACGAGCCATCGAAATCCGGCACCGTGATTTATTTCTCGGTGCCCGACATCGAGGCCACGCTGGCCCTCGCCGAACAAAACGGCGGCAAAACGCTGATCCCCAAAACGAATATCGGCCAGTACGGCTTTTTCGCCCATTTCGAGGACACCGAGGGAAACCGGCTGGCCCTGCACACGATGGCCTGA
- a CDS encoding SDR family NAD(P)-dependent oxidoreductase — MFAALGANVFAFSVDEPAQREAARSAVEKHRVRREQKVEAVALDVSDREAVERVLSAAAVSFGPPDVVLCSAGIGGAVYFENLSFERFDRTMQINLYGTRHTIAALLPFMKGRGGQIVTVSSMSGLIGLVGYTAYATSKFAVVGFSQSLRAELKRYGIWVSVLCPPQVATPLLEKADRDKPPETKAINDRAGLLQPAEVAAAIVRGIEKKQFLIIPGRRARLFHLFHRLAPTWRERLTDRVVRRFRRS, encoded by the coding sequence TTGTTCGCGGCGCTGGGCGCGAACGTGTTCGCGTTTTCGGTCGACGAGCCGGCGCAACGCGAGGCCGCGCGGTCGGCCGTCGAAAAGCACCGGGTGCGCCGCGAACAGAAGGTCGAGGCGGTCGCGCTGGACGTGTCCGACCGGGAAGCGGTCGAGCGCGTCCTGAGCGCGGCGGCCGTTTCGTTCGGTCCGCCCGACGTGGTGCTTTGCAGCGCGGGGATCGGCGGGGCCGTCTACTTCGAAAACCTGTCCTTCGAGCGGTTCGACCGGACGATGCAGATCAACCTCTACGGCACCCGCCACACGATCGCGGCTCTGTTGCCGTTCATGAAGGGGCGGGGCGGCCAGATCGTCACCGTCTCCTCGATGAGCGGCCTGATCGGCCTAGTGGGCTACACCGCCTACGCGACCTCCAAGTTCGCGGTCGTCGGTTTTTCCCAATCGCTGCGGGCCGAGTTGAAGCGCTACGGCATTTGGGTTTCGGTGCTTTGCCCGCCGCAGGTCGCGACGCCGCTGCTGGAAAAAGCCGACCGGGACAAGCCGCCCGAAACCAAGGCGATCAACGACCGCGCCGGGCTGTTGCAACCCGCGGAAGTCGCGGCGGCCATCGTGCGGGGCATTGAAAAAAAGCAGTTCCTGATCATCCCCGGCCGGCGCGCCCGGCTGTTCCACCTGTTCCACCGCCTGGCGCCGACCTGGCGCGAACGACTGACCGACCGGGTCGTCCGCCGGTTTCGCCGGTCTTGA
- a CDS encoding helix-turn-helix domain-containing protein, which produces MKRALFYSGLSVNKGCPPGVGCEISSFKIGKDWRFHKEALLKWVEEQQSRNGIGVEPGRVS; this is translated from the coding sequence ATGAAACGAGCTCTGTTTTATAGCGGTCTTTCGGTGAATAAGGGCTGCCCACCCGGCGTCGGATGCGAAATTTCGTCGTTCAAGATCGGCAAAGACTGGCGGTTCCACAAGGAGGCCCTGCTGAAATGGGTCGAAGAACAGCAGTCACGCAACGGGATTGGCGTAGAACCTGGGAGGGTAAGCTGA
- a CDS encoding PAS domain S-box protein: MRRNPIRPSYWAVFAFSVGVVISLIVWQMMADIVAHQEKELFEFRSREKISAIIAAVENQNQILFGGAGFFNASENITRNQWHTYVETLLQKMHLAGAQGLGFAQRLTPEELAEHVRQVRAEGFPGYSIRPEGERAEYTSIIYLEPFDKRNQKAFGYDMFSETVRRKAMELARDTGHVALSGKVTLLQEIDQDVQAGFLIYMPVYRTGQPISTVGERRAALYGYVYSPFRVRNFVDQIFPNGFHYTRLQIFDGPEANAQSLLFDSLGHDVIYSEKLSGPTKTEVVEVASEHKWTLRFSTTAASKSQSDRSLPLILLGIGILLSFTIGYIVWLLQISHKKAQQLQEKTSELQKSEIRYRRLFESAKDGILILDAETGMIVDVNPFMMELTGYSHEEFLDKHLWDIGPLKDVLASKVSFEELQSQDYIRYEDLPLETRDGRVIHVEFISNMYKVDKRNVIQCNIRDITARKLAEEALQKALDDVRTLRGILPICSNCKKILDDKGQWSQVEVYVRDHTEADFSHGICPDCMKELYPDYDPDDDDPPEKEDGA, from the coding sequence ATGAGACGTAACCCTATTCGTCCTTCTTACTGGGCGGTGTTCGCGTTTAGTGTCGGCGTTGTCATCTCCTTGATCGTATGGCAGATGATGGCGGATATTGTGGCCCACCAGGAAAAGGAGCTGTTTGAATTCAGGTCGCGAGAAAAGATCAGCGCTATCATCGCTGCGGTAGAGAATCAAAACCAAATCCTCTTCGGTGGAGCGGGTTTTTTTAATGCGTCTGAAAACATTACCCGAAACCAATGGCACACGTATGTGGAAACTCTTTTGCAGAAAATGCATTTGGCTGGAGCGCAGGGATTGGGTTTTGCCCAGCGGCTAACACCTGAAGAGTTGGCGGAACATGTCCGGCAGGTTCGGGCCGAAGGGTTTCCTGGCTACTCGATCCGCCCTGAAGGGGAACGTGCGGAATATACGTCCATCATTTACCTTGAGCCGTTCGACAAACGAAATCAGAAAGCTTTCGGTTACGATATGTTTTCAGAGACAGTTCGCCGCAAGGCTATGGAACTGGCAAGGGACACGGGCCATGTTGCATTGTCTGGAAAGGTGACCCTGTTACAGGAAATCGATCAAGATGTCCAGGCGGGCTTTCTGATCTACATGCCCGTGTACCGCACTGGCCAACCCATAAGCACTGTCGGGGAACGCCGGGCTGCCTTGTACGGCTATGTGTACAGCCCTTTCCGAGTCCGGAACTTCGTGGATCAAATATTCCCTAACGGATTTCATTACACGCGTCTCCAGATATTCGACGGTCCGGAAGCGAACGCTCAGTCTCTGCTTTTTGATAGCCTTGGCCACGACGTAATTTACTCAGAAAAGCTAAGCGGACCGACGAAGACGGAAGTCGTCGAGGTAGCATCGGAACACAAGTGGACTCTTCGGTTCTCCACCACAGCAGCATCCAAATCCCAAAGCGACCGCAGCCTTCCATTGATTCTCTTAGGGATCGGAATCCTCCTGAGCTTTACCATTGGGTATATAGTCTGGTTGCTACAAATAAGCCACAAAAAGGCGCAGCAACTCCAAGAGAAAACGTCAGAGTTGCAGAAATCGGAGATCCGTTATCGCCGCCTGTTCGAATCCGCAAAGGACGGAATCCTGATTCTTGATGCGGAAACAGGAATGATTGTCGATGTGAATCCGTTCATGATGGAATTGACGGGCTATTCGCACGAAGAGTTTCTGGATAAGCATCTGTGGGATATCGGTCCACTCAAAGATGTCCTTGCCTCCAAAGTATCGTTCGAAGAGCTTCAGAGCCAGGATTACATCCGATACGAGGATTTGCCGCTTGAGACCCGCGACGGGCGAGTAATCCATGTTGAGTTCATCAGCAATATGTACAAGGTTGACAAGAGAAATGTGATCCAGTGCAACATCCGCGACATCACCGCACGAAAACTCGCCGAAGAAGCCCTCCAGAAGGCTTTGGACGATGTCCGGACCCTGCGTGGCATCCTTCCCATCTGCTCAAACTGCAAGAAAATCCTCGATGACAAGGGCCAATGGAGCCAGGTTGAAGTCTACGTCCGCGATCACACAGAAGCTGATTTCAGCCACGGCATATGCCCAGATTGCATGAAGGAACTGTATCCCGACTACGATCCGGATGATGATGACCCGCCGGAAAAGGAAGATGGCGCATAA
- a CDS encoding ArdC family protein, which produces MHPLNQKARDTLDQITAAFDDPEHLIDTLTRAALIPNTSPCIKWSPANRFLVALHGTSDARGYRQWQAMDRQVKKGAKSFGIMVPRYKTIEEDGEEDSVLIGFLAAPVFRIEDTEGDPLPETEPKQIPKLQALADTLGIPVTYTGAVSDRVLGLYRHDENPNSGTITLYTHDLATFYHEISHALHHRTGKLRNNKNPNNQRNNEIVAEISAAVLVHLFEGEQVGRQAIQYVQSYEAKKSHLMKLLPEIMQVLDLAVSIGATDYDTDAEPELSACQA; this is translated from the coding sequence TTGCATCCATTGAACCAAAAAGCCCGCGATACGCTGGACCAGATTACTGCGGCGTTCGACGATCCCGAACATTTGATCGATACGCTGACCCGCGCCGCCCTGATCCCAAACACCAGCCCGTGTATCAAGTGGTCCCCGGCGAATCGGTTTCTGGTGGCCCTGCATGGCACCTCTGACGCCCGAGGCTATCGCCAGTGGCAAGCGATGGACCGGCAGGTAAAGAAGGGCGCAAAGAGCTTCGGCATTATGGTCCCCAGGTACAAGACCATCGAGGAGGACGGTGAAGAGGATTCGGTTCTGATCGGTTTCCTGGCAGCGCCTGTTTTCCGGATCGAAGATACCGAGGGCGATCCTTTGCCGGAGACCGAGCCCAAGCAGATTCCCAAGCTGCAGGCCTTAGCCGACACCCTGGGCATCCCGGTCACCTACACCGGCGCGGTCAGTGACCGGGTTCTTGGCCTGTACCGGCACGATGAAAACCCCAATTCCGGAACGATCACTCTGTACACCCACGATCTGGCCACATTCTATCACGAAATTTCCCACGCGCTTCATCATCGGACCGGGAAACTAAGAAATAACAAGAATCCCAACAACCAAAGAAACAATGAGATCGTGGCGGAAATCTCCGCCGCTGTGCTGGTCCACTTGTTCGAAGGCGAGCAGGTCGGCCGGCAAGCCATCCAGTATGTACAATCCTACGAAGCCAAGAAATCCCATCTGATGAAGCTGCTACCCGAAATCATGCAAGTCCTCGACCTGGCCGTCAGCATCGGAGCAACAGACTACGACACCGACGCTGAACCTGAACTCTCCGCCTGCCAAGCCTGA
- a CDS encoding response regulator — protein MKPVDQEIPKSLILLGDELSSGKLQNVPARSTDEYVRSHPSVGAGAYVMLAVSDTGQGISEETKAHLFEPFFTTKEKGKGTGLGLATIYGIVKQAGGLIQVYSVQNQGTTFKIYLPQVQEKAEKIKRKLESPELPNGTETILLVEDEQIVREFAIKVLTRLGYKVLHADSGGDALIVAEQYKKPIHLLLTDVIMPGINGKELADRMARTHPKIKVLFSSGYTEDIIGRHGILDAELNFIGKPYSLQALAKKLRQVLDK, from the coding sequence ATGAAACCTGTTGACCAGGAAATCCCTAAGTCCCTGATTTTATTGGGTGACGAACTTTCGTCGGGAAAACTTCAAAATGTCCCGGCACGGAGCACTGATGAATATGTGCGCAGCCATCCCTCTGTGGGCGCCGGCGCGTATGTGATGCTCGCGGTAAGCGACACGGGACAAGGAATCTCGGAAGAAACTAAGGCACACTTGTTCGAACCGTTTTTCACGACAAAAGAAAAGGGCAAAGGCACAGGGCTGGGGCTGGCGACGATTTACGGAATCGTGAAACAAGCCGGTGGACTCATCCAGGTTTATTCAGTGCAGAATCAGGGCACAACATTCAAAATCTATCTGCCCCAGGTCCAGGAAAAAGCAGAAAAAATAAAAAGAAAACTCGAATCACCCGAATTGCCCAATGGAACCGAAACCATACTTCTGGTCGAAGACGAGCAGATCGTGCGAGAGTTTGCGATCAAGGTGCTGACGCGTCTTGGATACAAAGTATTGCACGCGGACAGCGGGGGAGACGCCCTGATCGTTGCGGAACAGTACAAGAAGCCGATCCATCTTTTACTGACGGATGTGATCATGCCGGGGATCAACGGAAAAGAGCTCGCGGACCGGATGGCAAGAACTCACCCGAAAATCAAGGTGCTCTTTTCATCGGGATACACAGAGGACATCATCGGGCGTCATGGAATTCTTGACGCTGAATTGAATTTTATCGGCAAGCCGTACTCACTTCAGGCATTGGCTAAGAAATTGCGGCAGGTGCTGGACAAATAA
- a CDS encoding DDE-type integrase/transposase/recombinase → MENYCGHQSYDYRLKALVAHSGNPALFSDLEIPRTTLSTWVNQGVRSVVSHEVLDLDNLDLQKRLVELENENHQLKAKVELFSTAKEVTGWSLDFCRFPHEDIKKKILNLIAVAAIIIPLIECLKILGLSASRYFSWCHREAGCDLEDHSCCPHTFPSKLTSSEVKTIGDMVRDKDYAHFPIRALAFYAMRIGLVVASPSTWYRLIREKGWIRPRKRLYPEKPKIGIRASSPNEIWHIDTTILKLVDGTKGYIQACIDNFSRYVLAWRISASISGLGCRELLCSALKKAHEMGAINVPEVWCDSGIENINSDVNKLIENKYITRVIAQIDIDFSNSIVEAFFRSFKHGYLFLQDLASYAFLEKHGDFYIQQHNEVMPHSAFKGATPEEVYRGQWNELIEKAIPLELANARKKRIEYHQNLDRCSICSN, encoded by the coding sequence ATGGAAAATTACTGCGGTCATCAATCATACGATTATCGGCTGAAAGCTCTGGTTGCTCATTCCGGAAATCCGGCTCTATTTTCCGATCTTGAAATCCCACGCACGACATTGAGCACTTGGGTGAATCAAGGAGTTCGATCAGTTGTAAGCCATGAAGTTCTTGACTTGGATAATCTTGATTTACAGAAACGGCTTGTCGAACTGGAAAATGAAAATCATCAACTAAAGGCAAAGGTAGAATTGTTCTCAACGGCAAAGGAAGTAACCGGTTGGAGCCTTGATTTTTGCCGTTTCCCACATGAAGATATCAAAAAGAAAATACTCAACTTGATTGCAGTTGCCGCCATAATTATTCCTTTAATCGAATGCCTAAAAATACTCGGTCTATCAGCTTCTCGTTATTTTTCCTGGTGTCATCGCGAAGCCGGCTGCGATCTTGAAGATCATTCATGTTGTCCGCATACATTTCCATCCAAACTCACCTCGAGCGAAGTAAAAACAATCGGCGATATGGTCAGGGATAAAGATTATGCCCATTTTCCGATTCGAGCATTGGCGTTTTATGCGATGAGAATCGGATTGGTCGTTGCTTCACCGTCCACTTGGTATCGCCTGATCCGCGAAAAAGGATGGATTCGTCCGAGAAAGCGCTTGTATCCGGAGAAACCGAAAATTGGCATACGAGCGTCTTCTCCAAATGAAATCTGGCATATCGACACGACCATCCTGAAATTAGTTGACGGCACAAAGGGCTACATTCAAGCCTGCATCGATAATTTTTCCAGGTACGTATTGGCTTGGCGTATTTCGGCATCAATATCGGGGTTGGGCTGCCGTGAATTACTGTGCTCAGCATTGAAAAAGGCCCATGAAATGGGTGCTATAAACGTACCGGAAGTTTGGTGCGATAGCGGAATCGAAAACATCAACTCTGACGTGAATAAGCTGATTGAAAACAAATATATTACGAGGGTCATTGCTCAGATCGACATCGATTTTTCAAACTCCATCGTTGAAGCGTTTTTCAGAAGTTTTAAGCATGGATATCTTTTTCTCCAGGATTTGGCTTCTTATGCTTTTCTTGAAAAGCATGGTGATTTTTACATTCAGCAGCATAATGAAGTGATGCCCCACTCCGCATTTAAGGGTGCAACTCCTGAAGAAGTCTATCGAGGACAGTGGAACGAACTGATCGAAAAGGCGATCCCTTTGGAATTGGCAAACGCCAGGAAAAAAAGGATAGAATACCATCAAAATCTGGATCGCTGTTCGATATGCTCGAATTGA